The following are encoded in a window of Gossypium raimondii isolate GPD5lz chromosome 13, ASM2569854v1, whole genome shotgun sequence genomic DNA:
- the LOC128035946 gene encoding protein MAINTENANCE OF MERISTEMS-like has product MLYPEYACFSITVGRELPAGSGFLARGNGIPGMQVGIETYQCVDREVETRDAHIPSSMWRVHNNFGRCQSAIGIAGGRVPSHRVCSIWRFGSGCYELLGAIPEKINGGRIEIGWLRDTFPDPDDDSTEVERIRYARAYILQIIGRYLMLDLLRSRVHLRWLLKLVDFRAAGELSWGSAVLATLYWKMCGATRPSKAKIGGCLSLLQSWARFRFPFLRHRVDHPYTFPLLTRWNHPASHARLPTSLEDIRLLLDQQSEAHFQWTPYEDPAIWAVIPDEFLQNPNA; this is encoded by the exons ATGctatatccggaatatgcatgcttctccatcaccgttggtagagaactacctgcgggaagcggatTTTTGGCACGTGGCAACGGTAtaccggggatgcaagttggaattgaaacttatcagtgcgttgatcgagaggtggagacccgagacgcacatattccatcttccatgtggagagtgcacaataactttggaagatgtcagtctgcaattgggattgccggtggacgggtacccagtcaccgggtctgttcAATCTGGCGATTTGGGAGCGGTTGCTACGAGCTTTTaggcgctattccggagaaaattaacggaggtcggatcgagattggttggttacgagacacattcccggatccggatgatgattcaactgaagtagaaagaatccgatatgctcgggcatacattctccAGATAATTGGACGTTATCTGATGCTGGACTTGTTacggagccgcgtacatctaagatggctactgaaactcgttgattttagagcagctggtgaattgagttgggggtctgctgtcttggcaacattatattggaagatgtgcggggcgacgcgaccgagtaaagcaaaaatcggaggttgcctgtcactattgcagtcatgggcacggtttcgctttccatttctacgtcatcgagtggaccacccatatacattcccactcttaacgag gtggaaccatccggcaagtcatgctcgattacctacctctcttgaagatatacggcttctattagaccaacagtcggaagcacat tttcaatggacaccatacgaggatccggcaatttgggcagtaattccggatgagttcttacaaaatccaaacGCTTGA
- the LOC105783471 gene encoding uncharacterized protein LOC105783471 isoform X2, which yields MALSSASVFTHPLAISTLTRRPLGVSLRYHRLHHHRSPTFATLSSSSQPPSSTAVTPPPTSASENTLLSQTHQHPNPGSFNYALANPKGDSLLGIARSTESNIEKGCVYIFEAYKVYWTGCVKGIHTGNMVLRLVEAIDVYLAGTVMLIFGMGLYGLFISNLNPELPADVDRALKGSSLFGMFAMKERPKWMKISSLDELKTKVGHVIVMILLVKMFERSKMVAINTGMDLLSYAICIFLSSASLYILHHLHKPE from the exons ATGGCTCTCTCCTCTGCTTCAGTCTTCACCCATCCACTCGCCATCTCCACTCTCACGCGCCGCCCTTTAGGTGTTTCTCTCCGCTACCACCGTCTTCATCATCATCGTTCCCCTACTTTTGCTACTTTAAGCTCTTCTTCTCAACCACCCTCATCAACAGCAGTAACTCCTCCTCCTACTTCAGCCAGCGAAAATACTTTGTTGTCTCAAACTCATCAACACCCAAACCCAGGCAGCTTTAACTATGCGTTAGCCAATCCTAAAGGCGACTCATTACTTGGTATTGCTCGTTCCACCGAATCCAACATCGAAAAG GGTTGTGTTTACATTTTTGAAGCGTACAAGGTCTATTGGACAGGCTGTGTTAAAGGGATTCACACAGGGAATATGGTTTTACGATTGGTTGAAGCCATTG ATGTTTATCTTGCTGGAACAGTGATGTTAATATTTGGTATGGGATTGTATGGATTATTCATCAGTAACTTGAACCCGGAATTGCCTGCCGATGTCGATCGTGCCCTTAAAGGCTCGTCATTGTTCGGAATGTTTGCTATGAAG GAGAGgccaaaatggatgaaaataagTTCACTGGATGAACTGAAGACAAAAGTGGGACATGTTATAGTGATGATTCTATTGGTGAAGATGTTTGAAAGAAGCAAAATGGTGGCCATAAACACTGGCATGGATCTCCTTAGTTATGCTATCTGTATTTTCCTCTCTTCTGCTTCTTTGTACATCCTTCATCATCTTCACAAGCCTGAATAG
- the LOC105783471 gene encoding uncharacterized protein LOC105783471 isoform X1, protein MALSSASVFTHPLAISTLTRRPLGVSLRYHRLHHHRSPTFATLSSSSQPPSSTAVTPPPTSASENTLLSQTHQHPNPGSFNYALANPKGDSLLGIARSTESNIEKVIFDFRFLALFAVGGSLAGSLLCFLNGCVYIFEAYKVYWTGCVKGIHTGNMVLRLVEAIDVYLAGTVMLIFGMGLYGLFISNLNPELPADVDRALKGSSLFGMFAMKERPKWMKISSLDELKTKVGHVIVMILLVKMFERSKMVAINTGMDLLSYAICIFLSSASLYILHHLHKPE, encoded by the exons ATGGCTCTCTCCTCTGCTTCAGTCTTCACCCATCCACTCGCCATCTCCACTCTCACGCGCCGCCCTTTAGGTGTTTCTCTCCGCTACCACCGTCTTCATCATCATCGTTCCCCTACTTTTGCTACTTTAAGCTCTTCTTCTCAACCACCCTCATCAACAGCAGTAACTCCTCCTCCTACTTCAGCCAGCGAAAATACTTTGTTGTCTCAAACTCATCAACACCCAAACCCAGGCAGCTTTAACTATGCGTTAGCCAATCCTAAAGGCGACTCATTACTTGGTATTGCTCGTTCCACCGAATCCAACATCGAAAAG GTAATCTTTGACTTCCGTTTCTTAGCACTTTTTGCCGTTGGAGGTTCGTTGGCTGGTTCACTGTTATGCTTTCTAAAT GGTTGTGTTTACATTTTTGAAGCGTACAAGGTCTATTGGACAGGCTGTGTTAAAGGGATTCACACAGGGAATATGGTTTTACGATTGGTTGAAGCCATTG ATGTTTATCTTGCTGGAACAGTGATGTTAATATTTGGTATGGGATTGTATGGATTATTCATCAGTAACTTGAACCCGGAATTGCCTGCCGATGTCGATCGTGCCCTTAAAGGCTCGTCATTGTTCGGAATGTTTGCTATGAAG GAGAGgccaaaatggatgaaaataagTTCACTGGATGAACTGAAGACAAAAGTGGGACATGTTATAGTGATGATTCTATTGGTGAAGATGTTTGAAAGAAGCAAAATGGTGGCCATAAACACTGGCATGGATCTCCTTAGTTATGCTATCTGTATTTTCCTCTCTTCTGCTTCTTTGTACATCCTTCATCATCTTCACAAGCCTGAATAG
- the LOC105783470 gene encoding putative pentatricopeptide repeat-containing protein At4g17915 — MVHRFSTRLLNVCIASLCKAHKLEKAESVIIDGIRLGVLPDVVTYNILIDAYCCFGIDAGYAILHRMREADVTPDIISYNSLIAGATRNRQIARSFDLLDEMIQRGIAPDVWSYNILMHGLFKLGKPDLANRIFKDIILAEYSPSIATFNIMMNGLCKNGYTENAFMLFRNLQRHGFVPELLTYNILVSGLCKIGRLGSARRVLKEIVESGHVPNAITYTTLLKCFFRKKKFEEGIELLLEMKSKGYTFDGFAYCTVIGALTKIGKVKQATEFMVDMIEIGIELDIVSYNTLINLYCKTGELEEAYKLLDEIEKKGLECDKYTHTIMIDGLRRAGNIEGAAQHLKYMNMMGFDSNLVAYNCLVDGLCKVGQIDDAIKVYKSMEVRDSFTYSSLVYNLCRDRRYHSAAKLLLSCLRSGMKILKSAQRAVLLGLRYSGFPREAKRLKSKIRIARILNH; from the coding sequence ATGGTTCATAGATTTTCAACTAGATTATTGAATGTTTGCATAGCTTCCCTATGTAAGGCCCATAAATTGGAGAAAGCTGAATCAGTTATTATCGATGGTATAAGATTGGGAGTGCTCCCTGATGTTGTAACTTACAATATATTGATTGATGCATACTGTTGTTTTGGAATTGATGCTGGTTACGCCATTCTCCATCGAATGAGAGAAGCTGATGTTACCCCAgatattatttcatataattctttGATAGCTGGTGCCACTAGGAATCGCCAAATAGCTCGGTCTTTTGATTTATTGGATGAAATGATTCAAAGAGGCATAGCCCCTGATGTTTGGAGTTACAATATTTTGATGCACGGCCTTTTCAAGTTAGGAAAACCAGATTTGGCCAATAGGATTTTTAAGGATATTATACTTGCTGAGTATTCACCTTCTATTGCTACTTTTAACATTATGATGAATGGTCTTTGCAAGAATGGGTATACAGAGAATGCTTTTATGTTGTTTAGGAATTTACAGCGTCATGGATTTGTGCCAGAGTTATTGACTTACAATATTCTTGTTAGTGGATTATGCAAGATTGGTAGATTAGGGTCAGCAAGGAGGGTTCTTAAAGAAATAGTGGAATCGGGCCATGTTCCAAATGCCATAACATACACTACTCTATTGAAATGCTTCTTTAGGAAGAAGAAGTTTGAAGAGGGAATTGAGCTATTGTTGGAAATGAAGAGTAAAGGGTATACATTTGATGGTTTTGCTTATTGCACAGTTATTGGTGCTCTAACTAAGATAGGTAAGGTGAAACAGGCGACTGAATTCATGGTGGACATGATTGAAATTGGTATCGAGCTTGATATAGTATCTTataacacactaattaatctgtACTGTAAAACGGGTGAGTTGGAAGAAGCCTATAAGTTGTTGGATGAGATAGAAAAGAAAGGGTTGGAGTGTGATAAGTATACACACACTATAATGATTGATGGATTGCGCAGGGCAGGTAACATTGAGGGGGCCGCACAACATTTGAAGTATATGAATATGATGGGCTTTGATTCAAATTTGgttgcatataattgtttggtTGATGGGTTGTGTAAGGTTGGTCAGATTGATGATGCAATCAAAGTCTATAAATCAATGGAGGTAAGAGATTCTTTTACCTACTCCTCTTTGGTGTACAACCTTTGCAGGGACAGGAGGTATCATTCTGCAGCTAAGCTCTTGCTATCTTGCTTACGAAGTGGCATGAAAATACTTAAGTCTGCTCAACGAGCTGTCTTGCTTGGTCTTCGCTATTCTGGATTTCCTAGAGAAGCAAAAAGGCTCAAGTCTAAGATTCGCATTGCTCGAATATTGAATCATTGA